The following proteins come from a genomic window of Rhizobium sp. 007:
- a CDS encoding ATP-binding protein → MAIYPRLVEQRVNDAVSDTRVVLIIGPRQSGKTTLAKKMASAEMAYYTLDNATTLGAAQQDPVGFVRGMDRAIIDEVQRAPELLLAIKENVDTDQRPGRFLLTGSANLMTLPRVADSLAGRMEVVRLLPLAQSEIRSAEGNFLLDAFRNEVKTGDSVIGDDLVITVLAGGYPEALGRKTWSRRQDWYMDYIQAIVQRDVRDVAQIEQIAQMPRLLRILAEHSGQLVNYSGIGAAIGMNHITTQKYVRIFENLFLARTLQPWFSNKLKRLTKTPKVHFLDSGLLASLRDLSLDRLKAERGQFGPLLETFVFAEILKLASGMEERFEFSHFRDKQQNEVDIVIEDRRGRIVGIEVKAAATVSNSDFSGLRMLAEASGDRFVSGFVLYDHQNVIPFGERLYAVPFSALWR, encoded by the coding sequence GTGGCGATTTATCCAAGGCTCGTTGAGCAGCGCGTCAACGACGCTGTGTCAGACACCCGTGTCGTATTGATCATTGGCCCCCGGCAATCCGGGAAAACAACACTTGCCAAGAAGATGGCCAGTGCGGAGATGGCGTACTACACGCTTGATAACGCAACGACCCTGGGAGCAGCTCAGCAAGACCCTGTGGGGTTTGTACGAGGTATGGATCGCGCCATCATAGATGAGGTTCAGCGCGCTCCCGAACTGCTGTTGGCGATCAAGGAAAATGTTGATACCGACCAACGGCCCGGACGTTTCCTTCTTACGGGATCAGCTAATCTTATGACGCTGCCACGCGTGGCGGACTCGCTCGCCGGACGCATGGAAGTCGTTCGATTGCTTCCGCTTGCCCAAAGCGAAATCAGATCGGCGGAGGGTAACTTCCTTCTCGATGCCTTTCGAAACGAAGTCAAAACCGGCGATTCTGTCATCGGGGACGACTTAGTGATTACGGTTCTTGCAGGGGGATATCCCGAAGCATTGGGACGGAAAACTTGGTCCCGTCGGCAGGATTGGTACATGGACTACATCCAGGCGATCGTGCAACGGGATGTTCGTGATGTCGCGCAAATCGAGCAGATTGCTCAAATGCCGCGGCTACTACGCATTCTGGCGGAGCATTCGGGTCAGCTGGTGAACTATTCCGGGATTGGTGCCGCAATTGGGATGAACCACATCACAACGCAGAAATACGTTCGCATATTCGAGAACCTATTCCTCGCCCGGACTTTGCAACCTTGGTTCTCCAACAAGCTAAAACGTCTTACAAAGACACCCAAAGTACATTTCCTTGATTCTGGCCTCCTCGCGTCCCTTCGTGACCTCTCTCTCGACCGACTAAAGGCCGAACGCGGGCAATTTGGACCATTGCTGGAGACTTTTGTTTTTGCCGAAATCCTTAAACTGGCAAGTGGCATGGAAGAACGCTTCGAGTTTTCGCACTTTCGCGACAAACAGCAAAATGAAGTCGATATCGTCATCGAAGACAGAAGGGGACGAATAGTCGGTATCGAGGTAAAGGCGGCAGCGACCGTCTCGAACTCCGATTTTTCGGGATTGCGAATGTTGGCAGAAGCATCCGGAGATCGGTTTGTTTCAGGGTTTGTCTTGTATGACCATCAAAACGTGATCCCGTTCGGAGAACGTCTATATGCCGTGCCTTTTTCGGCACTTTGGCGCTAG
- a CDS encoding sugar-binding transcriptional regulator yields the protein MTQAKTAGAPVALPDEQMQVRVVWLYFMEGRTQGEIADALSTNRLRVNKIIAEARRSGLVTITLNSRLTSCVELEQTLVAEFSLSRAIIVPTPSDPDLIPVLLGQATADYIAQLLSNGKLSGIGVGWGATLREMVRHMPSMRRPDICVNSVMGGLTHGIEINTFDIASDLARHLNAECAYLAAPIYAGSPESKTAIVTQDVFQAAFRQIASNDLVVLSIGDMTERSLLMRYGLPQDVTIDELVATGACGDVLAQFIDRNGTPIDHPLNLRAIAPPLEALRKIPNVVFASGGINKVEAIAAVLLSGLGTVLVCDEDTARAALSVAARARSPAELS from the coding sequence ATGACACAGGCAAAGACGGCCGGCGCGCCAGTTGCACTTCCCGACGAGCAGATGCAGGTTCGTGTGGTATGGCTCTACTTCATGGAAGGCCGTACGCAAGGCGAGATTGCCGACGCGCTTTCGACCAACCGGCTTCGTGTCAACAAAATCATCGCCGAAGCCCGCCGATCCGGCCTTGTGACGATTACCTTGAATTCCAGGCTTACGTCCTGTGTCGAGCTTGAGCAGACGCTGGTCGCGGAGTTCTCGCTGAGCCGGGCGATCATCGTGCCAACACCTTCAGATCCCGATCTCATACCTGTTCTGCTCGGCCAAGCGACGGCGGACTACATCGCCCAGCTGCTCAGCAACGGCAAGCTGTCGGGAATTGGCGTCGGCTGGGGAGCCACGCTGCGCGAAATGGTACGTCATATGCCATCCATGCGCCGGCCCGACATTTGCGTGAATTCGGTGATGGGTGGACTGACGCATGGCATCGAGATCAACACATTCGACATCGCAAGCGACCTCGCCCGCCATTTGAATGCGGAGTGCGCCTATCTTGCAGCTCCCATTTATGCCGGCAGCCCGGAATCCAAAACGGCAATCGTAACGCAGGACGTATTCCAGGCGGCTTTCCGGCAGATTGCCTCAAACGATCTTGTCGTGCTCAGTATCGGCGATATGACCGAGCGATCGCTTCTGATGCGCTACGGGCTGCCGCAGGACGTCACGATCGACGAGCTTGTCGCTACTGGCGCTTGCGGCGATGTTCTGGCGCAATTCATTGACAGGAACGGAACCCCCATCGACCACCCGCTCAATCTACGGGCAATCGCGCCGCCGCTGGAAGCGTTGCGCAAGATCCCGAACGTCGTCTTCGCGTCAGGCGGGATCAACAAAGTCGAGGCCATTGCCGCGGTCCTCTTGTCGGGGCTTGGAACTGTCCTCGTCTGCGATGAAGACACGGCGCGCGCAGCTCTGTCGGTGGCAGCCCGCGCGCGATCGCCCGCGGAGTTGTCCTGA